A genomic region of Helicoverpa armigera isolate CAAS_96S chromosome 31, ASM3070526v1, whole genome shotgun sequence contains the following coding sequences:
- the LOC110381645 gene encoding uncharacterized protein LOC110381645, which translates to MVLMADDIIRGTFRKADEVEFVKQDYQHTAPFEIGFLMVMLFEKYRLMVDKYNTTHRMKKNYYTMEHLMFLEDIENHYWEVEHLVNMLHEIENKYGINSTLDEPYVEELTSEEKKELEKKKDKKKKGAMDESEKGGKGGKGGTGGTGGKGKDKKDGTKGGAPELTSAERKLGLNPHNIKPPLPAGKSGKKKKGFRMKEYLYHKFNPTPTKKRMKLWPIDYGWEINYRW; encoded by the exons ATGGTGCTCATGGCGGACGATATAATACGAGGGACGTTTCGGAAGGCAGACGAAGTGGAATTTGTAAAACAGGATTATCAACACACCGCTCCGTTTGAG ATTGGTTTTTTGATGGTTATGCTGTTCGAGAAATACAGGCTGATGGTCGATAAATATAATACAACTCACAGgatgaaaaaaaattattacacCATGGAACATCTCATGTTCCTTGAGGATATAGAAAACCACTACTGGGAAGTCGAACATCTTG TAAACATGCTACATgagatagaaaataaatacgGAATTAACAGCACTTTGGACGAACCGTACGTAGAAGAATTGACTTcagaagaaaagaaagaattagAAAAAAAGAAGGACAAGAAGAAAAAAGGAGCTATGGATGAAAGTGAAAAAGGCGGTAAAGGCGGTAAAGGCGGTACAGGCGGTACAGGCGGTAAAGGCAAAGATAAAAAGGATGGGACAAAAGGCGGTGCCCCGGAATTAACATCAGCCGAGAGGAAGCTAGGATTAAACCCTCATAATATTAAACCACCCTTGCCAGCCGGTAAAAGTGGCAAGAAAAAGAAAGGTTTTAGAATGAAGGAATATCTTTATCACAAATTTAATCCTACTCCTACTAAGAAGAGAATGAAATTATGGCCGATAGATTATGGTTGGGAAATCAACTATAGGTGGTAA
- the LOC110381646 gene encoding uncharacterized protein LOC110381646: MYTRIKISHIIIILYLCGCCHNQREKPGLLWDEPWHNRLMAIQLVNMTINMCKDAKWKVRITEGVQESYKHTLSYEIGLLTSGIVDKFAHMLRVYRYYSNPKDYKKSKHSITEIMNGYAVIQSDFNQLAIERNLYLEVIQKEKERQEQEDKEIAEYAAQNPGMPEKAIKDARAKGIKRPPKDSRRSMNSTTDTESEEKTTNVTAVNVNVKLSKQKKGWSKKNISKEPEYKKKLRRIMFEERWSGYDPDIEGDDVPKSLLKRGLRNNSHARNFLMKDLKGILLD; encoded by the exons ATGTATACACGAATTAAAATCAgtcacattattataatac TTTACTTATGCGGTTGCTGTCATAATCAAAGGGAAAAGCCGGGTCTGCTTTGGGACGAACCTTGGCATAACCGACTTATGGCTATACAGTTAGTTAACATGACTATAAATATGTGTaaag atgcaAAGTGGAAAGTGCGAATAACAGAGGGAGTCCAAGAATCATATAAACATACTTTGTCATATGAGATAGGTCTGCTTACTTCCGGGATAGTAGATAAGTTCGCGCATATGCTAAGAGTATATCGTTACTATTCAAATCCTAAAGATTATAAAAAGAGTAAACATTCGATCACTGAAATCATGAATGGTTATGCAGTTATTC AGAGCGACTTTAATCAATTAGCCATTGAAAGAAATCTCTATCTAGAAGTTATACAAAAAGAGAAGGAACGACAGGAGCAGGAAGACAAAGAAATAGCTGAATACGCTGCCCAAAACCCAGGAATGCCAGAAAAAGCCATCAAAGACGCCAGAGCTAAAGGTATCAAACGTCCACCAAAAGATAGCAGAAGAAGCATGAATTCTACCACAGATACTGAATCTGAAGAAAAAACTACGAATGTCACagctgtcaatgtcaatgtcaagCTGTCAAAACAGAAAAAAGGTTGGTCTAAGAAGAATATAAGTAAAGAGCCGGAATATAAGAAGAAGTTGAGACGCATTATGTTTGAAGAGAGATGGAGTGGCTATGACCCGGATATAGAAGGCGATGACGTGCCAAAATCTTTACTTAAGCGTGGTTTGAGGAATAATAGCCATGCCAGAAATTTTCTTATGAAAGATTTGAAGGGGATTCTTTTGGACTAA